One Mycolicibacterium rufum genomic window, CGGTCGAACAGGGACGCTGCCCGGCCGACGACTTCGCCGACCGCGTGGTGTCCTACGGGATCGCGGACGCGGTCACGCAACTGGCAGAAGGGGAACTGTGACGGCGCGCGAGGTGCTGGCCGAGGAACTGACCAAAGCCAGGGACCGCACGCTGCGCCTGGTCGACTTCGACGACGCCGAGGTGCGGCGGCAGTACGACCCGCTGATGAGCCCGCTGGTGTGGGACCTCGCGCACATCGGTCAGCAGGAGGAGTTGTGGCTGCTGCGGGGCGGCAACCCGGACCGTCCCGGCCTGCTGTCCCGGCAGGTCGATCAGCTCTACGACGCCTTCGTCCATTCCCGCGCCAGTCGGGTCGACCTCCCCCTGCTGCCGCCGGCCGACGCCCGCGCCTACTGCGCGACCGTGCGCGGGAAGGTGCTCGACGCGCTCGACGCACTGCCCGACGGGCATCCCGACGCGTTCACGTTCGGCATGGTCGTCAGCCACGAGAACCAGCACGACGAGACCATGCTGCAGGCGCTCAATCTGCGCTCGGGTGCGCCGCTGCTCGACCGCGGCGCCGCGTTGCCCGCGGCCCGCGCCGGCCTGGCCGGGACCTCGGTCGAGGTGCCTGCCGGCCCGTTCGTGCTCGGCGTCGACGCCGTCACGGAACCCTTCTCGCTGGACAACGAACGGCCCTCCCACACCGTCGACGTCCCCGCCTTCCGCATCGGCAGGGTCCCCGTGACCAACGGCGAGTGGCGCCAGTTCATCGACGACGGCGGCTATGACCAGCCGCGCTGGTGGTCCGACGCCGGCTGGGCGCACCGGCAGCAGGCGGGCCTGACCGCGCCGCTGTTCTGGAACGTCGGGGCGCTGACCGGCACCCGCCGCACTCGGTTCGGGCACGTCGAGGACATCCCGGCCGACGAACCCGTCCAGCACGTCGGCTACTTCGAAGCCGAGGCGTACGCGGCGTGGGCCGGCGCCCGGCTGCCCACCGAGATCGAGTGGGAGAAGGCGTGCGCGTGGGATCCGGTCGCCGGCACCCGCCGCCGCTACCCCTGGGGCGCGGCCGAGCCGACCTCCGAAAGGGCGAACCTGGGAGGCGCCGCGCTGCGCCCGGCGCCGGTCGGGGCCTACCCGGGCGGCGCGTCGGCCTACGGCGCCGAGCAGATGCTCGGCGATGTGTGGGAGTGGACGACCTCCACGCTGCGGCCGTGGCCGGGTTTCACCCCGATGGTCTACGAGCAGTACTCGGCACCGTTCTTCGAC contains:
- the egtB gene encoding ergothioneine biosynthesis protein EgtB; the protein is MTAREVLAEELTKARDRTLRLVDFDDAEVRRQYDPLMSPLVWDLAHIGQQEELWLLRGGNPDRPGLLSRQVDQLYDAFVHSRASRVDLPLLPPADARAYCATVRGKVLDALDALPDGHPDAFTFGMVVSHENQHDETMLQALNLRSGAPLLDRGAALPAARAGLAGTSVEVPAGPFVLGVDAVTEPFSLDNERPSHTVDVPAFRIGRVPVTNGEWRQFIDDGGYDQPRWWSDAGWAHRQQAGLTAPLFWNVGALTGTRRTRFGHVEDIPADEPVQHVGYFEAEAYAAWAGARLPTEIEWEKACAWDPVAGTRRRYPWGAAEPTSERANLGGAALRPAPVGAYPGGASAYGAEQMLGDVWEWTTSTLRPWPGFTPMVYEQYSAPFFDGVTSGDYRVLRGGSWAVATGILRPSFRNWDHPIRRQIFSGVRLAWDV